A part of Gemmatimonas groenlandica genomic DNA contains:
- a CDS encoding outer membrane protein assembly factor BamD: protein MSQRLSRVEFRLLMLLGVAAALAGCSRGFQPRDYANPEALFRASLLEFQRQKWDNAKIGFERLTSDLSARDPLLAPAYFYLALSHERQKEYLLAAQAFERITDGFPDDTLAPTAMLGVGRSYQSLWRRPSLDPENGQKAVSILRALLSSYPESKETDDAKKRIVQIEEWMAQKDYDTGVHYVRVRRSIDPAIIYFKDVVTTYPSTKAARLSWLRLHELYTKIRWKEDAAETCTAMWRAYPGDVLVKAACGAAPADSATAAKAPPPAVLSPVAYARPGPARRG from the coding sequence ATGAGTCAACGACTGTCTCGCGTTGAATTTCGCCTGTTGATGCTGCTCGGCGTTGCCGCAGCGTTGGCCGGCTGTTCTCGCGGTTTCCAACCTCGCGATTACGCGAATCCTGAAGCGCTCTTCCGGGCGTCCCTGCTGGAATTCCAGCGGCAGAAATGGGACAACGCGAAGATCGGCTTCGAGCGCCTGACAAGTGATCTGTCGGCGCGGGATCCGCTATTGGCTCCGGCCTACTTCTATCTGGCGCTGTCACACGAGCGACAGAAGGAGTATCTGCTCGCGGCGCAGGCATTCGAGCGCATCACCGATGGGTTTCCCGACGACACGCTCGCGCCGACGGCGATGCTGGGGGTCGGACGCAGCTATCAGAGCCTCTGGCGTCGGCCGTCCCTCGATCCCGAGAACGGACAGAAGGCCGTCTCGATCCTCCGCGCGCTGTTGTCGTCGTATCCGGAGAGCAAGGAAACGGACGACGCCAAGAAGCGCATCGTCCAGATCGAAGAGTGGATGGCGCAGAAGGATTACGACACCGGCGTGCACTACGTGCGTGTCCGGCGGTCCATCGATCCGGCGATCATCTACTTCAAGGACGTCGTGACCACGTACCCGAGCACGAAGGCGGCCCGCCTGTCGTGGCTCCGGTTGCACGAGCTGTACACGAAGATTCGGTGGAAAGAAGACGCCGCCGAAACGTGTACGGCCATGTGGCGCGCGTACCCCGGCGATGTATTGGTCAAAGCCGCCTGCGGCGCCGCACCGGCCGACTCTGCCACCGCGGCCAAGGCGCCGCCGCCGGCGGTCTTGTCGCCCGTCGCCTACGCACGCCCCGGTCCGGCGCGTCGCGGATGA
- a CDS encoding N-acetyltransferase: MIAAAGQGHVAPGVVLGDGALVHESAYVDAGAVIGAGTRVWHFCHVLGGAEIGAHCSLGQNVVVMNGVLVGDNAKIQNNVSLYEGVELEADVFCGPSMVFTNVYNPRSAVSRKNEYRRTLVRRGATIGANATIVCGITIGRFAFIGAGAVVNRDVPDYALIAGVPGRRIGWMSEDGHKLESLSLTGAEGAHELLRCPGTDVRYERHGDVVVRLEGTV; encoded by the coding sequence ATGATTGCCGCCGCCGGGCAGGGGCACGTCGCACCGGGCGTCGTGCTCGGTGACGGCGCGCTCGTGCACGAGTCGGCGTATGTCGACGCCGGTGCGGTCATCGGCGCGGGTACGCGCGTGTGGCATTTCTGTCACGTGCTTGGCGGCGCCGAGATCGGTGCGCACTGTTCGCTCGGGCAGAATGTGGTGGTCATGAATGGAGTCCTCGTGGGCGACAACGCGAAGATCCAGAACAACGTGTCATTGTACGAAGGCGTGGAACTCGAGGCGGACGTCTTCTGCGGCCCGTCGATGGTGTTCACCAACGTGTACAACCCGCGCAGTGCAGTGTCGCGCAAGAACGAGTATCGGCGCACGCTCGTGCGTCGTGGCGCGACGATCGGAGCGAACGCCACGATCGTGTGTGGCATCACGATTGGCCGCTTCGCCTTCATTGGTGCCGGTGCCGTGGTCAATCGTGACGTGCCCGACTACGCGCTCATCGCCGGCGTGCCGGGACGGCGTATCGGCTGGATGTCGGAGGACGGACACAAGCTCGAGTCACTGAGCCTGACCGGTGCGGAAGGGGCGCATGAGCTGCTGCGCTGCCCGGGCACCGATGTGCGATACGAACGCCATGGCGACGTGGTCGTGCGCCTCGAGGGAACCGTATGA
- a CDS encoding nucleotide sugar dehydrogenase: MVDSPSMKDHLLSKIQDRTAVIGVIGLGYVGLPLAMEFVHAGFRVIGYDVSQRVIDLLMAGQSHIQDIPNAVVQEAVAAGSFVATAVESRIGECDAISVAVPTPLSKTRDPDMAFVLAAADAIARQAHPGMCVVLESTTYPGTTRELLQPRLEAMGLTVGKDVFVAFSPERVDPGNPIYQTKNTPKVVGGVTPACVEVASALYASCIDVVVPVSSPEAAELVKLLENTFRAVNIGLVNEIAIVCDKLGVDVWEVINAAATKPFGFMKFTPGPGIGGHCIPLDPHYLAWKMRTLNYKTRFIDLASEINSNMPQWVVQKVADALNEVRKAVRGSRVLVLGVAYKRDIDDVRESPALDVIRLLEERGAHVEFHDPFVHEFREEGHSRKGVELSDEMLRWADAVVVVTDHKNVDYQRVVDHAALLVDTRNVTAGLKAGRARIIPLASGTRTVGATS, translated from the coding sequence ATGGTCGATTCCCCGTCGATGAAGGACCACCTGCTCTCGAAGATCCAGGACCGTACCGCCGTCATCGGCGTGATCGGTCTGGGCTACGTCGGGTTGCCGCTCGCGATGGAGTTTGTGCACGCCGGCTTTCGCGTCATCGGCTACGACGTAAGCCAGCGCGTGATCGACCTCCTGATGGCCGGCCAGTCGCACATTCAGGACATTCCCAACGCCGTGGTGCAGGAAGCGGTCGCGGCGGGGAGTTTCGTCGCCACCGCCGTTGAGTCGCGCATCGGGGAGTGTGACGCGATCTCGGTCGCTGTGCCGACGCCGCTGTCCAAGACGCGTGATCCCGACATGGCCTTTGTACTTGCCGCCGCCGACGCCATCGCGCGGCAGGCGCATCCGGGCATGTGTGTCGTGCTGGAAAGCACGACGTACCCGGGCACCACGCGCGAACTGCTGCAGCCGCGCCTCGAGGCGATGGGGCTCACGGTGGGCAAGGATGTGTTCGTGGCCTTCAGCCCCGAGCGCGTCGACCCGGGCAATCCGATCTACCAGACCAAGAACACGCCCAAGGTCGTCGGCGGCGTGACGCCGGCCTGCGTCGAGGTGGCCAGCGCCCTCTATGCCAGCTGCATCGACGTGGTGGTCCCGGTCTCCTCGCCGGAAGCGGCCGAGCTCGTCAAATTGCTCGAGAACACCTTCCGGGCGGTGAACATCGGCCTGGTGAACGAAATCGCGATTGTGTGTGACAAACTGGGCGTGGACGTCTGGGAAGTCATCAACGCGGCCGCCACGAAGCCGTTCGGCTTCATGAAGTTCACGCCGGGCCCAGGCATCGGCGGGCACTGCATTCCGCTCGACCCGCACTATCTCGCCTGGAAGATGCGCACGCTCAACTACAAGACGCGCTTCATCGACCTCGCCAGCGAGATCAATTCCAACATGCCGCAGTGGGTCGTGCAGAAGGTGGCTGACGCACTCAACGAAGTACGGAAGGCCGTGCGCGGCAGTCGCGTATTGGTCCTTGGCGTGGCGTACAAGCGCGACATCGACGACGTGCGCGAGAGCCCGGCGCTCGACGTGATCCGCCTGCTCGAGGAGCGTGGTGCCCACGTGGAGTTCCACGACCCGTTCGTGCACGAGTTCCGTGAGGAAGGGCATAGCCGCAAGGGTGTCGAACTCAGCGATGAAATGCTGCGTTGGGCGGACGCGGTCGTCGTCGTCACCGACCACAAGAATGTCGACTACCAGCGCGTCGTGGATCACGCCGCTCTGCTCGTTGACACGCGGAACGTCACGGCCGGACTCAAGGCCGGGCGGGCCCGTATTATCCCACTGGCGTCCGGCACTCGGACGGTGGGCGCTACATCATGA
- a CDS encoding Gfo/Idh/MocA family protein, protein MTEKNVPAGPRIRVALLGCGRIAKNHFDALAKLPGLQLVAVCDIIAERAQLAGTQYDVPWFTSYEQMLSDVPSDAVIIATPSGLHPQHGILAAKAGRHVISEKPMAISLAAADALVQACDDHHVHLFVVKQNRLNPPIVLLKRAIDRGRFGRIYMANCTVRWTRPQDYYDQAPWRGTWEFDGGAFMNQASHYVDLVQWLVGPVESVMAKTATMARRIEAEDSGAAVLKFRSGAIGVIEVTMLTFPKNLEGSITILGEKGSVKIGGTAVNKVEHWTFADYDDDDKLVEQANTNPPSVYGFGHEGYYRNVESVLRGNALPDTDGRAGRKSLELILGIYESAKTGRDVPLPLRVNI, encoded by the coding sequence ATGACGGAAAAGAACGTCCCGGCCGGACCGCGCATTCGGGTGGCGCTGCTGGGTTGTGGTCGGATTGCCAAGAATCACTTTGACGCGCTCGCCAAGCTTCCGGGACTGCAGCTCGTCGCGGTGTGTGACATTATCGCCGAACGCGCGCAGCTCGCCGGCACGCAGTACGACGTGCCATGGTTCACGAGCTACGAGCAGATGTTGTCGGATGTCCCCAGCGACGCGGTGATCATCGCGACGCCGTCCGGATTGCATCCGCAGCATGGCATTCTGGCCGCCAAGGCTGGCCGGCATGTGATCTCCGAGAAGCCGATGGCGATTTCGCTGGCTGCCGCTGATGCGCTCGTGCAGGCTTGCGATGATCATCACGTGCACCTCTTCGTGGTCAAGCAGAACCGGCTCAATCCGCCGATCGTGCTGCTCAAGCGGGCAATCGATCGTGGTCGCTTCGGTCGGATATACATGGCGAATTGCACGGTGCGCTGGACGCGCCCGCAGGACTACTACGATCAGGCGCCGTGGCGCGGCACGTGGGAGTTCGATGGCGGCGCATTCATGAACCAGGCGTCGCACTACGTCGATCTGGTCCAGTGGCTGGTTGGTCCCGTGGAAAGCGTCATGGCGAAGACGGCAACGATGGCGCGGCGCATCGAGGCGGAAGACAGCGGGGCGGCCGTCCTGAAGTTTCGATCGGGCGCCATCGGCGTCATCGAAGTCACGATGCTGACGTTCCCCAAGAACCTCGAAGGGTCCATTACCATTCTGGGCGAGAAAGGCAGCGTGAAGATCGGCGGGACAGCCGTGAACAAGGTCGAACATTGGACCTTTGCCGATTACGATGACGACGACAAGCTCGTCGAGCAGGCGAACACCAATCCGCCAAGCGTGTACGGTTTCGGGCACGAGGGGTACTACCGCAATGTCGAGTCGGTCCTGCGTGGTAACGCGCTCCCCGACACGGACGGGCGGGCCGGCCGCAAGTCGCTCGAACTCATTCTGGGGATCTACGAATCGGCGAAGACCGGTCGTGACGTGCCCCTGCCGCTTCGCGTCAACATCTGA
- the nadD gene encoding nicotinate (nicotinamide) nucleotide adenylyltransferase: protein MRIGILGGSFDPPHVGHLLVAQDALDELALERLLIVPAAQQPLKDGKQTPAAHRLAMVEACFGGIPRIEVDPIEIDRGGLSFMVDTVESLRRRWPSAMLHLLVGDDVVSTLPRWRDVTRLLSMVQLIVLHRADRGHDVAALTVPLASVGASTARRLATRRVDLSSTEIRARVRDSRSIRGFVPDAVATYIATTGLYLENSRELSAAEGPARA from the coding sequence ATGCGCATCGGCATCCTTGGCGGAAGCTTCGATCCGCCGCATGTCGGCCATCTCCTGGTGGCGCAGGATGCCCTCGACGAGCTCGCGCTCGAGCGTCTGCTCATCGTTCCGGCGGCCCAACAGCCGCTCAAGGACGGGAAGCAGACGCCTGCCGCACACCGGCTCGCGATGGTCGAGGCCTGCTTCGGCGGGATCCCGCGCATTGAGGTCGACCCCATCGAAATTGATCGGGGCGGGTTATCTTTCATGGTTGACACCGTGGAGTCTTTGCGCCGACGTTGGCCGTCGGCGATGCTTCACCTGCTGGTCGGCGATGACGTGGTCTCCACGTTACCGCGTTGGCGCGACGTGACTCGGTTGTTGTCGATGGTGCAGCTGATTGTGCTGCACCGCGCCGACCGTGGACACGACGTGGCCGCGCTCACCGTCCCGCTGGCGAGCGTCGGAGCATCGACGGCACGACGACTGGCGACGCGACGCGTCGACCTGTCATCAACCGAAATCAGGGCACGGGTACGGGACAGCCGCTCCATTCGGGGCTTCGTTCCTGACGCCGTGGCGACGTACATAGCGACCACCGGACTGTATCTCGAGAATTCCCGGGAGTTGTCGGCTGCGGAGGGCCCAGCGCGCGCCTGA
- the secA gene encoding preprotein translocase subunit SecA produces the protein MLKGLIGRVFGTRHERERKRVQPVLTEIHEIEARLASLSDEEIQGQTVKFRGILAERIGPIEQRIAELKSAKHDSADSADRERIDLELQGADGRGGVEGELRTAIADVLDELLPEAFATVREACRRLKGSTVMVTGNELTWDMVPYDVQLIGGIQLHLGRIAEMATGEGKTLVATLPMYLNALPGRGAHLVTVNNYLARRDSQWMGHLYRWLGLTVGCLDDTEPGTYERRAVYGCDIAYGTNNEFGFDYLRDNMVVSLEQRVQRTHIFAIIDEVDSILIDEARTPLIISGPVGNESDGRYAEFNTAVERLVRRQSELVNTLVGEGERALETKDEQGAALNLYKAQLGGPKNKRLVKALQESGVKQLVQRMELDIISDKKLPMSKRTYREIEDDLLYVLDEKGHTVHLTEQGLDYLSPDAHDQFVLPDISLMIGKLDRDHEISAAERLEQRNAIEREYALKSERLNIIHQLLRAHALYERDVNYVVQEGQVLIVDEFTGRTMPGRRWSEGLHQAVEAKERVQVKGETQTLATITIQNYFRMYEKLAGMTGTAETEENEFHEIYGLSVSVIPTNRPIARDDRQDYVYKTRREKYNAIVDETKRLHELGYPVLVGTASVEASETLARLFARAGLKHNVLNAKYHQREAEIVAGAGHSGAITIATNMAGRGTDIKLGAGVTEAKASTVTDPDGKELEISEIGGLHIIGSERHESRRIDRQLRGRSGRQGDPGASQFFLSLEDDLMRLFGSDRIAKLMDRMGAQDGEVLAHPLISRSIEQAQKRVELQNFQSRKRLLEYDDVMNQQREVIYSLRAFALEGGEELKGEALKMIDRGVQRRVEQALATFDRQEDWDFEYVQQDLLMHYMLQVPGFAADARPASVEEAQSIALEAGRAAFDQKLDSLNAVTDESGQGFADRLLSLVTLNVIDEKWKDHLYDLDQLRASIHYRSWGQKDPLVEYKQDAYTMFEDLMHDLANTFTERFLKAQLVFEPSPMESFEPAPPMDDFPRQDTRPTKRYNALGILEDIPAEELEFVDAIDEELDEDFDEATDEGSAAPARPVVRGTPAVVGAGPVRSLEVGRGSLPPGWESTPRNNACPCGSGKKFKKCHGVNL, from the coding sequence ATGCTGAAGGGCTTGATTGGACGTGTGTTCGGCACGCGTCACGAACGTGAACGGAAGCGTGTGCAGCCGGTGCTGACCGAGATCCATGAGATCGAAGCGCGCCTCGCCTCGCTGTCCGACGAAGAGATCCAGGGACAGACCGTCAAGTTCCGCGGCATCCTGGCCGAACGAATCGGACCGATCGAGCAGCGCATCGCCGAGCTCAAGTCGGCCAAGCACGACTCTGCCGACTCCGCCGATCGTGAGCGCATCGACCTGGAACTGCAGGGCGCCGACGGTCGCGGCGGCGTGGAAGGCGAGCTGCGCACGGCGATTGCCGACGTGCTCGACGAGCTGCTTCCCGAGGCGTTTGCGACCGTCCGCGAAGCGTGCCGCCGACTCAAGGGCTCCACGGTCATGGTGACCGGTAACGAGCTCACGTGGGACATGGTCCCGTACGATGTCCAGTTGATTGGCGGTATCCAGCTCCACCTCGGACGGATCGCCGAAATGGCGACCGGCGAGGGCAAGACGCTCGTCGCGACGCTCCCGATGTATCTGAATGCGTTGCCGGGCCGCGGTGCGCACCTCGTGACGGTCAACAATTACCTCGCCCGTCGCGACTCGCAGTGGATGGGACACCTCTATCGGTGGCTGGGTCTCACCGTTGGTTGTCTCGACGACACCGAGCCGGGTACGTACGAACGGCGCGCCGTGTATGGCTGCGACATCGCCTACGGCACCAACAACGAGTTCGGCTTCGATTACCTGCGCGACAACATGGTCGTGTCGCTCGAGCAGCGCGTGCAGCGCACGCACATCTTCGCGATCATCGACGAAGTCGACTCGATCCTCATCGACGAAGCACGTACGCCGCTCATCATTTCCGGCCCGGTCGGCAACGAGAGCGACGGCCGCTATGCGGAATTCAATACCGCCGTCGAACGGCTCGTTCGTCGCCAGTCCGAACTGGTGAACACCCTCGTCGGCGAAGGCGAACGCGCGCTGGAAACGAAGGACGAGCAGGGCGCCGCGCTCAACCTGTATAAGGCGCAGCTCGGTGGACCGAAGAACAAGCGGCTCGTGAAGGCGCTGCAGGAATCCGGGGTGAAGCAGCTCGTGCAACGCATGGAGCTCGACATCATTTCGGACAAGAAGCTCCCGATGAGCAAGCGCACCTACCGCGAGATCGAAGACGATCTGCTCTACGTGCTCGACGAGAAGGGGCACACGGTGCACCTCACGGAGCAGGGGCTCGACTATCTCTCGCCTGATGCGCACGACCAGTTCGTGCTGCCTGATATCTCCCTCATGATCGGCAAGCTCGATCGTGATCACGAGATTTCGGCTGCGGAGCGTCTCGAACAGCGCAACGCGATCGAGCGCGAGTACGCGCTCAAGAGCGAGCGACTGAACATCATCCATCAGCTGTTGCGCGCGCATGCCTTGTACGAGCGCGATGTGAACTACGTCGTGCAAGAGGGGCAGGTGCTCATCGTCGACGAGTTCACCGGCCGCACCATGCCGGGACGGCGTTGGAGCGAGGGGCTGCACCAGGCCGTCGAAGCCAAGGAGCGCGTGCAGGTGAAGGGCGAGACGCAGACGCTCGCCACGATCACGATTCAAAATTACTTCCGCATGTACGAGAAGCTGGCCGGTATGACCGGTACGGCCGAAACGGAAGAGAATGAGTTCCACGAGATCTACGGCCTGTCGGTGTCGGTAATTCCGACCAACCGGCCGATCGCGCGCGATGATCGCCAGGACTACGTCTACAAGACGCGTCGCGAGAAGTACAACGCGATCGTCGACGAAACGAAGCGACTCCACGAGCTCGGCTATCCGGTGCTGGTCGGGACGGCCAGCGTGGAAGCATCCGAAACACTGGCACGACTCTTCGCGCGTGCCGGTCTCAAACACAACGTGTTGAACGCGAAGTATCACCAGCGTGAGGCCGAGATCGTGGCCGGCGCGGGTCATTCAGGCGCGATCACGATCGCGACGAACATGGCCGGTCGCGGCACCGACATCAAACTCGGGGCCGGCGTCACCGAGGCGAAGGCTTCGACCGTCACCGATCCCGATGGCAAGGAGCTTGAGATCTCGGAGATCGGTGGCTTGCACATCATCGGCTCCGAACGTCATGAGTCACGGCGTATTGATCGCCAGCTTCGTGGACGATCCGGCCGTCAGGGCGACCCCGGCGCGTCGCAGTTCTTTCTGTCGCTCGAAGACGACCTGATGCGACTCTTCGGGTCCGATCGGATCGCCAAGCTGATGGATCGTATGGGCGCGCAGGATGGCGAAGTGCTCGCGCATCCGTTGATCTCGCGTTCCATCGAACAGGCACAGAAGCGCGTCGAGCTGCAAAACTTCCAGTCGCGAAAGCGGCTGCTCGAGTACGACGACGTGATGAACCAGCAGCGCGAGGTGATCTATTCGCTGCGTGCCTTCGCGCTCGAGGGCGGTGAAGAGCTCAAGGGCGAGGCGCTCAAGATGATCGACCGCGGTGTGCAGCGTCGTGTCGAGCAGGCGCTGGCCACCTTCGACAGGCAGGAGGACTGGGACTTCGAGTATGTGCAACAGGATCTCCTGATGCATTACATGCTTCAGGTTCCGGGCTTCGCCGCCGACGCGCGTCCCGCGTCGGTCGAAGAAGCGCAGTCGATCGCCCTCGAGGCTGGACGTGCGGCGTTCGACCAGAAGCTCGACAGCCTGAACGCGGTCACCGACGAGAGCGGGCAGGGCTTCGCCGATCGCCTCCTCTCGCTCGTCACGCTCAACGTGATCGACGAGAAGTGGAAAGATCATCTCTATGATCTCGACCAGTTGCGCGCCTCGATTCACTATCGGTCGTGGGGCCAGAAGGACCCGCTCGTCGAGTACAAGCAGGATGCCTACACGATGTTCGAAGATCTGATGCACGATCTCGCGAACACGTTCACCGAGCGCTTCCTCAAGGCGCAGTTGGTGTTCGAGCCGTCGCCGATGGAGAGTTTCGAGCCGGCACCACCGATGGACGACTTCCCGCGGCAGGACACGCGTCCGACCAAGCGGTACAACGCCCTTGGTATTCTCGAGGACATCCCGGCCGAGGAACTCGAGTTCGTCGACGCGATCGACGAGGAACTCGACGAGGACTTCGACGAGGCGACGGACGAGGGAAGCGCGGCGCCGGCTCGGCCGGTCGTTCGCGGTACCCCGGCCGTGGTGGGTGCCGGACCGGTGCGGTCCCTCGAGGTGGGCAGGGGATCCTTGCCGCCGGGGTGGGAATCCACGCCGCGGAACAACGCCTGTCCGTGTGGCTCCGGGAAGAAGTTCAAGAAGTGCCACGGGGTGAATCTCTAG
- a CDS encoding DegT/DnrJ/EryC1/StrS family aminotransferase yields the protein MAVPLLDLKAQHATIRDDVVAAVMDVVDQQAFILGDPVAQLECSVAGLSQVKYAVGCANGTDALLLALRALDVGAGDEVVTTPFTFFATAGAVHNVGARPVFVDIDPRTFNIAPDAVRAAVGEQTKAVIAVDLFGQMAAIDQVNAAAQGRPVIEDAAQSIGASRLIDGARVMAGEAAAIGTYSFFPSKNLGGYGDGGMMVTQDEALFEALMKLRTHGSRRTYFHEIVGYNSRLDALQAAVLRAKLPHLESWSAARRRNAAYYDAAFADLADVVTPYIDPANTSIYNQYTIRVPKRDALQTHLKDRGIGCSVYYPLPLHLQPCFAYLGYQQGQCPESERAALEVLSLPVYPELTTAQVDEVIGAVRAFFGR from the coding sequence ATGGCCGTTCCTCTTCTGGACCTCAAGGCGCAGCACGCCACCATCCGCGATGACGTCGTCGCTGCGGTGATGGACGTCGTGGATCAGCAGGCGTTCATTCTCGGCGATCCCGTCGCACAGCTCGAGTGCAGCGTCGCTGGCCTCTCGCAGGTGAAGTACGCCGTGGGCTGCGCCAACGGCACCGACGCCCTGTTGCTGGCCCTCCGCGCGCTCGACGTCGGGGCTGGCGATGAAGTCGTGACCACGCCGTTTACGTTTTTCGCGACCGCCGGTGCCGTGCATAACGTCGGGGCGCGTCCGGTCTTCGTCGATATCGATCCGCGCACCTTCAACATCGCGCCTGATGCGGTTCGCGCCGCCGTTGGTGAACAGACCAAGGCCGTCATCGCAGTCGACCTTTTCGGCCAGATGGCCGCGATCGATCAGGTCAACGCCGCGGCACAAGGACGCCCGGTTATCGAGGACGCCGCGCAGTCCATCGGCGCGAGCCGGCTGATCGATGGAGCGAGGGTGATGGCCGGTGAAGCGGCCGCGATCGGTACCTACAGTTTCTTCCCGTCCAAGAATCTCGGCGGGTACGGCGACGGCGGCATGATGGTCACGCAGGATGAGGCGCTCTTCGAGGCGCTCATGAAGCTGCGCACCCACGGCAGCCGCCGAACGTACTTCCACGAGATCGTAGGCTATAATAGCCGCCTCGATGCGCTGCAGGCCGCGGTGTTGCGCGCCAAGCTACCGCATCTGGAGTCCTGGAGCGCGGCGCGCCGTCGGAACGCCGCCTATTACGACGCGGCGTTTGCCGATCTGGCCGATGTGGTCACGCCGTACATCGATCCCGCCAACACGTCCATCTACAACCAGTACACGATCCGGGTGCCGAAGCGAGACGCGCTGCAGACGCATCTCAAGGATCGCGGGATTGGCTGCTCCGTGTACTATCCGCTTCCGCTGCATCTGCAGCCGTGCTTCGCGTATCTCGGGTACCAGCAGGGGCAGTGCCCCGAGTCGGAACGCGCGGCGCTTGAAGTGCTGTCGCTGCCCGTTTACCCCGAGCTCACCACTGCGCAAGTCGATGAAGTAATCGGGGCAGTGCGAGCCTTCTTTGGACGCTGA